The Athene noctua chromosome 11, bAthNoc1.hap1.1, whole genome shotgun sequence genome has a segment encoding these proteins:
- the ARHGAP36 gene encoding rho GTPase-activating protein 36 translates to MWALPGAVSFSCRKRTFISALLPGQSTKMQPVPLHSLSELERASLQEIALYQLQEKLLVGDLSLAKVGPKGSKSIRQKLESFSKEKKDCSPQTFGIPLFQVIANDRAYKQLQEEVKKSRRLCLEVEATVTRFQAQRQKRSPVGGSCGLVPHGVFLEEPFSPTFLNNSSRSQRRGAMSVDSITDLSDNTSKLLEALQLSHPHELDPWRTLGKKKMLSLNPITWQVPRIVERCCKHIETHGLQTVGIFRVGSSKKRVQQLREEFDRGLDVFLDEHQSVHDVAALLKEFLRDMPDSLIPRELYAAFLSTNSMEGPAQLAALQLLLFLLPPCHSDTLHRLLRFLSEVARHAESSWGPDGQEIPGNKMTVSNLATIFGPNILQKEKPGEKDAGAMNFEDSSAIILVLQRLIEHYQTLFMVSPEMQLDILRRLFQTDPDVIDYLLRRKFNTMLRTESEDSTEEHAPSPQPGQTHTLESSSFSSELYSSVSFLNLDFGI, encoded by the exons ATGTGGGCTCTGCCCGGAGCTGTGAGCTTCTCCTGCAGAAAG AGGACCTTTATCTCAGCTCTTCTGCCAGGACAAAGCACCAAAATGCAGCCTGTGCCTCTGCACAGCCTTTCGGAGTTGGAAAGAGCAAGTCTGCAAGAGATTGCTCTCTACCAGCTGCAGGAGAAGCTGCTTGTTGGAGATCTCAGCCTGGCTAAAG tTGGACCTAAAGGCAGTAAATCCATCCGCCAGAAACTGGAGAGCTTTTCAAAGGAGAAGAAAG ACTGCTCTCCTCAGACTTTTGGGATCCCACTCTTCCAAGTTATTGCCAATGATCGTGCCTACAAGCAACTGCAGGAAGAGGTGAAGAAGAGCCGCCGGCTCTGCCTGGAGGTGGAAGCAACAGTGACGAGATTTCAGGCTCAGAGGCAGAAGAGGTCCCCAGTGGGCGGGAGCTGTGGCCTGGTACCCCATGGAGTCTTCCTGGAGGAGCCGTTTTCCCCAACTTTTCTCAACAACAGCTCCCGGAGCCAGCGAAGG GGGGCAATGTCCGTGGACTCCATCACTGACCTGAGTGACAACACTTCCAAGCTGCTGGAGGCCCTGCAGTTGTCACACCCTCACGAACTGGATCCATGGAGAACCTTGGGCAAGAAAAAGATGTTGAGCCTCAATCCCATCACCTGGCAGGTCCCCCGGATTGTGGAGAGATGTTGCAAACACATTGAAACACACG GTCTCCAAACGGTGGGCATCTTCCGGGTTGGGAGCTCCAAGAAAAGAGTTCAGCAG CTGAGGGAAGAGTTTGACCGAGGACTGGATGTTTTCTTGGATGAGCATCAAAGCGTTCATGATGTGGCTGCCCTGCTCAAAGAGTTTCTTCGGGACATGCCGGATTCACTGATCCCCAGAGAGCTTTATGCAGCCTTCCTCAGCACCAACT CCATGGAGGGTCCGGCACAGCTGGctgccctccagctgctgctcttcctgctgCCGCCCTGCCACAGTGACACGCTGCACAGGCTCCTGCGGTTCCTCAGCGAGGTGGCCCGGCACGCCGAGAGCTCCTGGGGCCCTGATGGCCAGGAG ATTCCTGGGAATAAAATGACAGTTTCAAACTTGGCCACGATCTTTGGTCCCAACATCCTTCAGAAAGAGAAGCCTGGGGAGAAAGATGCTGGTGCCATGAACTTTGAAGATAGCAGTGCCATCATACTGGTGCTCCAGAGGTTGATTGAGCACTACCAGACCTTGTTCATG GTCTCTCCAGAAATGCAACTTGACATCCTAAGGAGGCTATTTCAGACAGATCCCGATGTCATCGACTACCTTTTGCGCAGGAAGTTCAACACCATGCT GAGGACAGAGAGTGAGGATTCAACAGAGGAGCACGCTCCATCCCCTCAGCCAGGTCAGACCCACACCCTGGAGAGCAGCTCCTTCTCATCAGAGTTGTACAGCAGCGTCTCATTCCTAAACCTGGACTTTGGCATCTAG